The following proteins are co-located in the Haloterrigena turkmenica DSM 5511 genome:
- a CDS encoding ABC transporter ATP-binding protein has product MTVSETDYQPEPAQGDSILEIRNASVTFDMDRGESRVLDDVDLDIERNEILGVVGESGSGKSMLASALLDAIVDPGVLYGDITYHPPEGSPIDILNLDKQGLKELRWEEISMVFQGAMSSFNPVRKIKTHFVETLDAHDYDIDEGMERTKDILSDLYLDPERVLDSYPHELSGGMKQRALIALSLVLKPEVLVMDEPTAALDLLMQRSIISLIQEIKEEYDLTIVFITHDLPLVADIADRIGVLYAFEFVELGPTDEILENAAHPYTRLLLKSTPNLEAPIETMQPVEGSAPDPVNVPTGCSFHRRCPLATQECRDVDPGPYDAGASHISHCHHWEQAREEIPMSYDLESIDAGSETAKTGVGDTASRTASAEPVVSLDDVEVHFEKEKGFLDMFDEPEVVEAVDGVSMDIYEKDVVVLVGESGCGKTTLGKTAVGLQEPTGGSVNYRGNDIWDVKAGNGDGSMSWDEIRRSLQIVHQDPGSALNPHRRVKASLEAPLKRWNDDLDGNDRKQRILSLLEHVGMSPPEDYIDRYPHQLSGGEQQRVALIRAMLMNPDVIMADEPVSALDVSLRVEMMDLMIQLQDTFNTSYLFVSHDLSNARYIAEKTGGRIGVVYLGRLVEIGPPDEIIHNPQHPYTQALCWATPELGADNDEESPIREIDIPDPTNPPSGCRYHTRCAKAREVCRNQDPAAYDIPDDDLHEAACFRVLDDHEYWGSESITEDNELFAQGDD; this is encoded by the coding sequence ATGACCGTTTCCGAAACCGACTACCAACCCGAACCGGCACAAGGTGACTCGATCCTCGAAATACGCAACGCGTCCGTCACGTTCGATATGGACCGCGGCGAATCGCGCGTCCTCGACGACGTCGATCTGGATATCGAGCGAAACGAAATCCTCGGCGTCGTCGGCGAGAGCGGCAGCGGCAAATCCATGCTCGCGTCGGCGCTGCTCGACGCGATCGTCGACCCGGGCGTCCTCTACGGGGACATCACGTACCACCCCCCGGAGGGCAGCCCGATCGATATCCTCAATCTCGACAAGCAGGGGCTCAAGGAACTCCGCTGGGAGGAGATCTCGATGGTGTTCCAGGGCGCGATGAGTTCGTTCAATCCCGTTCGCAAGATCAAAACCCACTTCGTCGAGACACTCGACGCTCACGACTACGACATCGACGAGGGCATGGAGCGGACGAAGGACATCCTCTCGGACCTCTATCTGGACCCCGAGCGCGTCCTTGACTCCTACCCGCACGAGCTCTCGGGCGGGATGAAACAGCGCGCGCTCATCGCGTTGAGCCTGGTGCTCAAGCCGGAGGTACTGGTGATGGACGAGCCGACGGCCGCGCTGGACCTCCTCATGCAGCGATCGATCATCTCGCTGATCCAGGAGATCAAGGAGGAGTACGATTTGACGATCGTCTTCATCACCCACGACCTGCCGCTGGTCGCGGACATCGCCGACCGGATCGGGGTCCTCTATGCCTTCGAGTTCGTCGAACTCGGGCCGACCGACGAGATCCTCGAGAACGCCGCCCACCCCTACACGCGACTACTACTGAAGTCGACGCCAAACCTCGAGGCGCCGATCGAGACCATGCAGCCGGTCGAGGGGTCGGCGCCGGACCCGGTGAACGTCCCGACGGGCTGTTCGTTCCACAGGCGGTGTCCCCTCGCCACCCAGGAGTGTCGGGACGTCGATCCCGGTCCGTACGACGCCGGCGCGAGCCACATCTCTCATTGTCATCACTGGGAGCAGGCGCGCGAGGAGATTCCGATGTCGTACGATCTCGAGTCGATCGACGCGGGCTCCGAGACGGCGAAGACCGGCGTGGGAGATACGGCCTCGCGGACCGCGTCGGCCGAACCGGTCGTCTCGCTCGACGACGTCGAGGTCCACTTCGAGAAGGAGAAGGGCTTCCTCGACATGTTCGACGAGCCCGAAGTCGTCGAGGCCGTCGACGGCGTCTCGATGGACATCTACGAGAAGGACGTGGTCGTCCTCGTCGGCGAGTCCGGCTGCGGGAAGACCACGCTGGGCAAGACGGCGGTCGGCCTCCAGGAGCCGACCGGCGGGAGCGTCAACTACCGCGGCAACGACATCTGGGACGTCAAGGCGGGCAACGGTGACGGTTCGATGTCGTGGGACGAGATCCGCCGATCGCTCCAGATCGTCCACCAGGATCCGGGGAGCGCTCTGAACCCCCATCGCCGCGTCAAGGCGAGCCTCGAGGCGCCGCTCAAGCGCTGGAACGACGATCTCGACGGCAACGACCGGAAACAGCGCATCCTGAGCCTGCTCGAGCACGTCGGGATGTCGCCGCCGGAGGACTACATCGATCGCTACCCACACCAGCTCTCGGGCGGCGAGCAACAGCGCGTCGCGCTCATCCGGGCGATGCTGATGAACCCAGACGTCATCATGGCCGACGAGCCGGTCAGCGCGCTCGACGTCTCGCTGCGCGTCGAGATGATGGATCTCATGATCCAGCTGCAGGACACGTTCAACACGTCGTACCTGTTCGTCTCGCACGACCTCTCGAACGCGCGGTACATCGCCGAGAAGACCGGCGGTCGGATCGGCGTCGTCTACCTCGGCCGACTGGTCGAGATCGGTCCGCCGGACGAGATCATCCACAACCCCCAGCATCCCTACACGCAGGCGCTGTGCTGGGCGACGCCGGAACTCGGCGCCGACAACGACGAGGAGTCGCCGATCCGCGAGATCGACATTCCCGACCCGACGAACCCGCCGAGCGGCTGTCGCTACCACACGCGCTGTGCCAAGGCCCGCGAGGTCTGTCGGAACCAGGATCCGGCGGCCTACGACATCCCCGACGACGACTTACACGAGGCCGCGTGTTTCCGCGTCTTAGACGACCACGAGTACTGGGGCAGCGAGTCGATCACCGAGGACAACGAACTGTTCGCACAGGGCGACGACTGA